The Lineus longissimus chromosome 8, tnLinLong1.2, whole genome shotgun sequence region AAGTCTTATAATAAACATCGATCGTCTTAATAGCTTTAATCTAAAAAAGATCTTGGAAAAATATATATAAGTTTGTTATTCCGGTTCAAGCCACATAAGCAAACAAAAAAACTGGTCCATATATTGTCGATTCTTCTCCAAATAGCTTCGAAGGCGTCTCAAGACCATGTCAATTTCTCACAACGATACAATTCTAAGCAAAATAAAACAATCTGTATGCGAGTGAAAATATAATCCTATGCCTTAAGTATTATTATAAAATCTTCATATGTCGACATTCACAACTAATTAAGTCGAAGCTAACCGGAGCTTACGCCAACTGTGGCGGAGAAGGTCACATGACCATATTATATGCAAATCAGCCCTATTCATAAAATGTACTTCCAGAACGTAAAATAAGCACAGATCTACACTTCGATACATCGACAAACGTACACCTATGATATTATTCTTTATAAAACAATTACACAACTAATCAACACcaagacaatatcacaaccatacTAGAATATGAAGTAGAAAAGCGCTATGCAGCACTAGCGCCACCTTTTGATTTCTTTGAgatttaacatggaccaaacgtAATGAGAATCAGCTTTACTTCCTAGAAGTACTACAAGTTAAAAGACGAGTTCCATCCTAACCAACTTTATGCAAACACGTGTACATTTCAGACAAAAATGTACACCAATTTTCACCAACTTGAGTTTAGACGACCTTGACTTACAGTGTACATGACCTCTTCAGGTCAAAgccacaaggtcaaggtcaacataCCATGTACATTAAAGGGTCAGCTCATAGCCGAATTTCACGAACCAAACTCGACATAAACATTATACATGCATCATGCATTACAACATCTTAGGTCCATCGTGTTTCCAGTTCTAAATATAATCATTGATTACATGATAATACCATTTCGGTGACAGCCTATTTCACTGGCTTCTCATCGAAATATTTCAATACACAAATTACAAAATTGACGCATTTTCACAAACTTTGAAGAGTCCATTAATTGTCAATGCCCGAATGATTAAACTTTGTATCCATTTTGCACAACACAGTTCAATAATACGACCTCCAATAATACAATTTCACCGATGCCCTTTTGTTGCATCATGGGTGATCTATGGAGGAGAAACGAAAGTTTCATGAAAGTGACACTCCTGAAGGGTTGACATGGTGTGACCCCGTTCAGAAGCCGACTATAATTTTTTCCGAAATTCTTTCCCAATTTGATAGATTTAAGCTTTTCAATATCTCCTCCCAGATCCACCCCAGTTGGTGTCATAGACACTTTTACTGTGGACAACTCACATTGACATTTGCCAAAACACGAGAACTGAAGCACAACTCGCACAAGACCAACAAGTTCATTCATCGGTCACAACAACAGGTTGCAGCACACGTCAAGACGGGACCAAGCTGATCTCAGTAGTGGATAAGATTCTCAAAGCCGATTGCTGATTTCTGTGTCTGTGTCAAAATTCTCGATTAATTACCAATTAGGGAGTGCTTTTGTGATCTACATAACATGTATTCTAGAATATACAGACTAGAATTTGGTGCTAGAATAGAACTTGGATGTATCACGCTGTTGAGGCACCTTGTATTCTACTCTATTCAAGAATACCTATtcagttgtattgtattctagCACAGAATAGAATTTTGGTCTAGAATAGAACTGGGATAGAGCTGACCAGACACCAATTCCTTTCTATTCTAGAATAGTAGATAGATTTGATTCTAGAATAGAACTGAAGAGATGAACACACTCAACAGATTCAACTGTTTCGATGATATTACCAGAAATCAGCAATCAGAAACAGAATCCGGAATACTACAGAGGTAACATAGAGTAAAATACATAGAAAATCACAATGGTTTATAATACTGGTCATTGTGTTTTTGGTCTACGGAGAGTATATATACATGTCATGAAATGCATTCAAAAAGCCTTCTAAAGGCACAACACGAAGTCACCACAATAAAAAATTTCACTTTTGGATTACGGAGTGGCTATTTTGATACCACGACAAACTGATACAAACAAATGGATTTCTATAGATCCAATtcacaattcaattcaaaaacaTTCTTCAAAAGTCGCATCAAGCTCCTTTATATCGAAAGAAAGAGACTTTGAAAACTTTGGAAACTAACTGTCGCTTTCTGGCCGGCAGTATTTAAGTCTTGAAACAAAACTGAGAGTTTCCGCAGCACGCACAGAAAGTTATCGTTatgattatcatcataattAATACTATTGATATGCTTTCATATCTAGTGGAGCAACTCCTAATCACAATGGTAGAGGGCATTCCATCCTGATCCATGATCAACTTAATGCAGTTCGTCCAGTTTCTGAGTATTTCTTTCAACAAAAATCTCAGGTATACAATAGATTCTAAATCTCAACCCTCCGATTTTCTGTTGGAGTTAAACTCACGATCCCGTTATAACTGAACTGAAAAAATGCAAACCTGGTAATGATAACAAACTAGTAGATTTCTCAAGAAAAAACAAGCTCAATGCCTATGAATTTAAATAATATGAAATTCCTCAGTCCGTCTTACGGAGAAGTGGAAAAAGAAGGCCAACATTTTACGTTTTGAGTTTGTGTCCAAAGGACTAATGAAGAAAACATGTCTGAAATCTTGGATCTCAACTTTTCATAAACTGTTTGGGATTTATAAATCTGACAATGGGGAGAATACTCTCTCATAATGATATGAATCTAAATATCTTTTGAGGCCAGCAACTGAAAACAACCAGGCTAGCAATTGCCCAAATTTCTCAAAACTCGGCCAAACAAAACACCACACTGCGATCAGCCTGGCCCGTCTAAACTATGAAGTACATTCGGATACAAGTAAAATACCTAAGGAAATGGTTTGATTCAAAGGTTGCCGTCGACCGTGTCCATTTCAGTGACCGTGCTCCAGATGACTTCTTTGAGTAGGACGTCGACATCCTCACCCTCCTGGTTCAGGTTCTTATCCATCTGGAGATCAGGGACCATCATCCGCAGCATCTTCACAACGTTCTTCCGCAGCTCGCGTAACTTAGCGTCAGTTGGCGAATCCTTGATCGGGGAGTTATCGGGAGTGATGCCGTTTATTGGGATGTTCACATGTCCATTGATAGATGGCGTCAGCGTGTGCGTTAACGGTGACTTCATGTTGTTGTTATTTAACTGATGTCGCGGCGGTGACATGGGTTGCGGAGGTCGCGGCAGTGGAACGCCGTTTCCATTCATTTGATTCATCGGTGGCATTGAGGGAGAAATCTGGGGCTGCAGTCTTTGTGGGGTGGACATGCGAGGCATCATGTTTGGGCTGAGCGTGGGAGTAGCATTGCTATGACCAGAGGAGACCGATGGGCTCATGTGAGGCATACCATGGGGGAACCTCGGCATATCGTTACAATTGATATTCAAATCTGACGGCATCATGGCGCCGTTACCATTACCCATCAAGTCTTTTGAAGCGCCTTCCAACCCGGGAAATCCTTGCGGTTTCGCATCGCCATTGCGTTCCCGGTCCTCACCGTTCTGGTACTGCGTGGTTTTCGTAAAGAAAGCCGAATTCTTGAGATTCAAACTATTGAGCAAACCGGGCTGCAGGAACATGTTACTGTTATTTAATCCCGGCAAGCCCATCATGTTGGGATTCAGCGGGTTCTGACCGAGCATCCCGAGTGGATTCATCATATGATTAAACATATTCATACCATTCAAACCGTTCGGGAACATACCAAAGTTACTGTTCATCGGGTTTTGATTCGGGAGGAACGAGTTATGCTGCGGTTGTGATGTCGGGATTTTCCCACCATCGATTTGATCCAACCCGTTCGGCATGTGACCACCGTTCTGCAAATCGCGCGGcatattcatgttcatgttcaagttcattttcatgttcaaactgttcatgttcatgttcataTTCAAACCGTTGATATCCGGTTTGATATCTGGCCGCAGGTTATCGGAGCCATCTGGGCTTTTCAGACTCGCAGACTCCCGTCGTTGCCAGAACCGGAGCAAGTTTGCTTTTCCGAGTTTGCGGTCAAGGATGAAGTACTTCTTGTTCCCGCCGTGTTTGCTGATGATGTGGATCtttaatgaacttccttgacTAAAGGAGGCACCACAGGCCCCGCACCAGTAAGGTTTGTCAcctgaaaagatgaaaagagATTGAGTGTGACCATCAAGGGCTACAGAAGCTAACCAAATCCAAAACAGCCGGCACAGAAACCGGTCATAACTTGCACCCCAATGTGATAACACCCACCAAATGCAGCTCTTATCTTTGCCCTCCCCCCCCCTTTTCAACACTGCTGTAACCAAGAATGAAAAAGATCTATCTTACCTGTATGTGTGCGAATATGTACATACATATTGCTGTAGAACTTCGTGGTATAGGGGCATAGTAAACACGTGAAGATCTTGTTCGATTTGGGATTGTGCGATTTCTCGACGTGGCGATCCAGATTCACCTGCGACTTGAACGGGCGATGACAATGGCGACATGTGAAGTTACCCATGCCGTCTGCTTCGTCCATGCTGCCGTTTTTGGGcgaatattgtgattttatttctaAAGAATCAGCATTGCTCCCGTTCGATCCGGTGCTCCCCGGTTCCTTTTTGACAGGTTGCGAGAAGTCTAACGGTTCGTTGTATTCATATGCACCATCGGCCCTTGTCGACCCCAACCCTTGCTTATCTACGCCGTTCATACCATGCGGTGTCAACGGACTTGGCGGTGACGTCGGTTCACGTTTTATGTGGTCCGCGTGGAAACTTTTCAATTGGTCCGTGAAGTTCTGTGAGCTGTACGAATAAGAGTTCATATGCTGCGGTGGTGAGTGCAAGTTGGGCATGGGTTGTGAGTTTGGAGAGAAACTTCCCAAGAAATGATTGGCGTGATT contains the following coding sequences:
- the LOC135492497 gene encoding uncharacterized protein LOC135492497, whose amino-acid sequence is MEQAMCSMPQDLTQFNQSQDSDMIRNCKMSMFSRPRNKRKGYYPNGINRMMNEQNRYSPDSYDMDMTDSSENSNLDSPLPLVNSNNEPQRNGFEPQNHSEAQLSPNGDIPKMSPGSQMVAPPSPVGAQVASSMESMKAQYAEAIKSDIQRQHDGNHANHFLGSFSPNSQPMPNLHSPPQHMNSYSYSSQNFTDQLKSFHADHIKREPTSPPSPLTPHGMNGVDKQGLGSTRADGAYEYNEPLDFSQPVKKEPGSTGSNGSNADSLEIKSQYSPKNGSMDEADGMGNFTCRHCHRPFKSQVNLDRHVEKSHNPKSNKIFTCLLCPYTTKFYSNMYVHIRTHTGDKPYWCGACGASFSQGSSLKIHIISKHGGNKKYFILDRKLGKANLLRFWQRRESASLKSPDGSDNLRPDIKPDINGLNMNMNMNSLNMKMNLNMNMNMPRDLQNGGHMPNGLDQIDGGKIPTSQPQHNSFLPNQNPMNSNFGMFPNGLNGMNMFNHMMNPLGMLGQNPLNPNMMGLPGLNNSNMFLQPGLLNSLNLKNSAFFTKTTQYQNGEDRERNGDAKPQGFPGLEGASKDLMGNGNGAMMPSDLNINCNDMPRFPHGMPHMSPSVSSGHSNATPTLSPNMMPRMSTPQRLQPQISPSMPPMNQMNGNGVPLPRPPQPMSPPRHQLNNNNMKSPLTHTLTPSINGHVNIPINGITPDNSPIKDSPTDAKLRELRKNVVKMLRMMVPDLQMDKNLNQEGEDVDVLLKEVIWSTVTEMDTVDGNL